A window of the Gossypium hirsutum isolate 1008001.06 chromosome A03, Gossypium_hirsutum_v2.1, whole genome shotgun sequence genome harbors these coding sequences:
- the LOC107909593 gene encoding LRR receptor-like serine/threonine-protein kinase RGI5 isoform X1 gives MTKMGCQMLWLLLALTLMMATVSTGGSIVEECDPGDLKGLASFRGGIHMDTSGRLAKWVGRRCCRWQGVSCNNETGRVTEVHLPGFISTADFVFQSQMEGWFSPSITLLTSLEVLDLGGLAGLSGRIPTSIGRLKNLRKLYLYGNKLRGSVPESIGKLLKLEELHMHENRLSGFLPPNLGCLKNLNALLLHSNRFTGSIPASFSNLTNLMHLDLHDNSLTGHIPQNIGDLQLLKELDLSDNLLNGEIPASVNNLTSISVMYLDANHLEGEIPFPSNYGQMPLLGFLRLQNNQLGGKIPPNLGYLVSLQRVSLENNRLEGAIPSSLGNLEALTELYLSGNKLSGVIPKSFGQLSHLILLTLSHNSIQGPLPNEMSALQNLQTLDLSFNSLNSIPRWVAELPSLSRIYFAGCGIKGQIPDMLKSTPSPIQELDLSANDLTGGIPAWMGSLTQLYSLNLSRNHLSSSIPASVADFQELGVLDLHSNNITGSMEHVFKIGTSFPGGSLTYIDLSDNSFTSGIQQISVGTLERVVYLNLSHNLQEGKLPTSMEKLKALQSLDLSYNKFGFGLVEALANLSHLETLKLQRNQFTGRIPAEFLNLKNLKDLDLSDNLLVGEIPAGKPLSDFPQSCFTGNTGLCGKPLSPCKS, from the coding sequence ATGACAAAAATGGGTTGTCAAATGTTATGGCTTCTTCTAGCATTGACTCTGATGATGGCGACAGTCTCCACAGGAGGAAGCATTGTTGAAGAATGTGACCCTGGTGACCTCAAAGGTCTCGCCAGTTTCAGGGGCGGAATCCATATGGACACTTCAGGTCGGCTAGCGAAGTGGGTCGGTCGTCGCTGTTGCAGATGGCAAGGTGTTTCCTGCAACAATGAAACTGGTAGGGTCACTGAAGTTCATCTACCTGGATTCATTTCCACCGCTGATTTCGTCTTTCAGTCTCAGATGGAAGGCTGGTTTTCCCCATCAATCACACTCCTCACCTCGCTTGAAGTTCTCGACCTTGGAGGACTTGCAGGCCTTTCTGGAAGAATTCCCACATCCATTGGTCGTCTTAAGAACCTTAGAAAGCTTTATCTTTATGGAAACAAGCTGAGAGGGTCCGTGCCAGAAAGCATTGGTAAGCTTTTAAAACTTGAGGAACTTCACATGCATGAGAATAGATTATCTGGGTTTCTTCCTCCTAACCTTGGTTGTCTTAAAAATCTCAATGCTTTGCTTCTTCATTCAAATAGATTCACTGGTAGTATTCCTGCTTCATTCTCCAACTTGACAAATCTCATGCATTTAGACCTTCATGACAATTCCCTCACTGGTCATATACCACAGAATATTGGAGACTTGCAGCTTTTGAAAGAGCTTGATCTTTCAGATAATCTTTTGAATGGGGAAATTCCAGCTTCAGTAAACAATCTAACATCCATTTCAGTCATGTATTTAGATGCTAATCATCTAGAAGGAGAGATACCATTTCCATCAAATTATGGTCAGATGCCTCTTCTTGGATTTCTAAGGCTGCAAAACAACCAACTAGGCGGGAAAATACCACCCAATTTGGGATATCTGGTCTCCCTCCAAAGGGTTTCACTTGAAAACAACAGGCTTGAAGGAGCAATTCCTTCTAGTTTAGGTAATCTAGAAGCTTTGACAGAGTTGTATCTCAGCGGCAACAAGCTATCTGGAGTTATACCAAAGTCATTTGGTCAACTCTCACATCTCATACTCTTGACTCTTTCTCATAACTCAATTCAAGGTCCATTGCCTAATGAAATGTCTGCTCTCCAAAATTTGCAAACACTGGATCTTTCATTCAATAGTTTAAACTCCATTCCAAGGTGGGTAGCAGAATTGCCATCTCTTTCCCGAATCTATTTCGCAGGATGTGGAATCAAAGGACAAATACCAGACATGCTGAAATCAACTCCAAGTCCAATACAGGAACTGGACTTATCAGCCAATGATCTCACTGGTGGGATACCAGCATGGATGGGAAGCCTCACTCAACTCTACTCCTTGAATCTTTCAAGGAACCATCTCAGTTCAAGTATTCCAGCTTCAGTTGCAGATTTCCAGGAATTGGGAGTGCTGGATCTTCACTCAAATAACATAACAGGCTCAATGGAACATGTTTTCAAGATAGGAACCAGTTTCCCTGGTGGTTCACTCACATATATTGACCTATCTGATAACAGCTTCACAAGTGGAATCCAACAAATTAGTGTAGGAACACTGGAGAGAGTTGTGTATCTTAATTTATCACATAACTTACAAGAGGGTAAATTGCCAACATCAATGGAGAAATTGAAGGCATTGCAGAGTTTGGATTTGAGCTATAACAAATTTGGTTTCGGCTTGGTAGAGGCGTTGGCAAATCTAAGCCATTTGGAGACACTGAAGCTGCAGAGAAACCAATTTACTGGTAGAATACCTGCTGAGTTTTTGAACCTAAAAAACCTCAAGGACTTGGATTTATCAGACAATCTTTTAGTGGGGGAAATCCCTGCTGGCAAACCTCTTAGTGACTTTCCCCAGAGTTGTTTCACTGGCAACACAGGTTTATGTGGGAAACCCCTTTCTCCCTGCAAATCTTGA
- the LOC107909593 gene encoding probable leucine-rich repeat receptor-like protein kinase At1g35710 isoform X2, producing MKLMEGWFSPSITLLTSLEVLDLGGLAGLSGRIPTSIGRLKNLRKLYLYGNKLRGSVPESIGKLLKLEELHMHENRLSGFLPPNLGCLKNLNALLLHSNRFTGSIPASFSNLTNLMHLDLHDNSLTGHIPQNIGDLQLLKELDLSDNLLNGEIPASVNNLTSISVMYLDANHLEGEIPFPSNYGQMPLLGFLRLQNNQLGGKIPPNLGYLVSLQRVSLENNRLEGAIPSSLGNLEALTELYLSGNKLSGVIPKSFGQLSHLILLTLSHNSIQGPLPNEMSALQNLQTLDLSFNSLNSIPRWVAELPSLSRIYFAGCGIKGQIPDMLKSTPSPIQELDLSANDLTGGIPAWMGSLTQLYSLNLSRNHLSSSIPASVADFQELGVLDLHSNNITGSMEHVFKIGTSFPGGSLTYIDLSDNSFTSGIQQISVGTLERVVYLNLSHNLQEGKLPTSMEKLKALQSLDLSYNKFGFGLVEALANLSHLETLKLQRNQFTGRIPAEFLNLKNLKDLDLSDNLLVGEIPAGKPLSDFPQSCFTGNTGLCGKPLSPCKS from the exons ATGAAACTG ATGGAAGGCTGGTTTTCCCCATCAATCACACTCCTCACCTCGCTTGAAGTTCTCGACCTTGGAGGACTTGCAGGCCTTTCTGGAAGAATTCCCACATCCATTGGTCGTCTTAAGAACCTTAGAAAGCTTTATCTTTATGGAAACAAGCTGAGAGGGTCCGTGCCAGAAAGCATTGGTAAGCTTTTAAAACTTGAGGAACTTCACATGCATGAGAATAGATTATCTGGGTTTCTTCCTCCTAACCTTGGTTGTCTTAAAAATCTCAATGCTTTGCTTCTTCATTCAAATAGATTCACTGGTAGTATTCCTGCTTCATTCTCCAACTTGACAAATCTCATGCATTTAGACCTTCATGACAATTCCCTCACTGGTCATATACCACAGAATATTGGAGACTTGCAGCTTTTGAAAGAGCTTGATCTTTCAGATAATCTTTTGAATGGGGAAATTCCAGCTTCAGTAAACAATCTAACATCCATTTCAGTCATGTATTTAGATGCTAATCATCTAGAAGGAGAGATACCATTTCCATCAAATTATGGTCAGATGCCTCTTCTTGGATTTCTAAGGCTGCAAAACAACCAACTAGGCGGGAAAATACCACCCAATTTGGGATATCTGGTCTCCCTCCAAAGGGTTTCACTTGAAAACAACAGGCTTGAAGGAGCAATTCCTTCTAGTTTAGGTAATCTAGAAGCTTTGACAGAGTTGTATCTCAGCGGCAACAAGCTATCTGGAGTTATACCAAAGTCATTTGGTCAACTCTCACATCTCATACTCTTGACTCTTTCTCATAACTCAATTCAAGGTCCATTGCCTAATGAAATGTCTGCTCTCCAAAATTTGCAAACACTGGATCTTTCATTCAATAGTTTAAACTCCATTCCAAGGTGGGTAGCAGAATTGCCATCTCTTTCCCGAATCTATTTCGCAGGATGTGGAATCAAAGGACAAATACCAGACATGCTGAAATCAACTCCAAGTCCAATACAGGAACTGGACTTATCAGCCAATGATCTCACTGGTGGGATACCAGCATGGATGGGAAGCCTCACTCAACTCTACTCCTTGAATCTTTCAAGGAACCATCTCAGTTCAAGTATTCCAGCTTCAGTTGCAGATTTCCAGGAATTGGGAGTGCTGGATCTTCACTCAAATAACATAACAGGCTCAATGGAACATGTTTTCAAGATAGGAACCAGTTTCCCTGGTGGTTCACTCACATATATTGACCTATCTGATAACAGCTTCACAAGTGGAATCCAACAAATTAGTGTAGGAACACTGGAGAGAGTTGTGTATCTTAATTTATCACATAACTTACAAGAGGGTAAATTGCCAACATCAATGGAGAAATTGAAGGCATTGCAGAGTTTGGATTTGAGCTATAACAAATTTGGTTTCGGCTTGGTAGAGGCGTTGGCAAATCTAAGCCATTTGGAGACACTGAAGCTGCAGAGAAACCAATTTACTGGTAGAATACCTGCTGAGTTTTTGAACCTAAAAAACCTCAAGGACTTGGATTTATCAGACAATCTTTTAGTGGGGGAAATCCCTGCTGGCAAACCTCTTAGTGACTTTCCCCAGAGTTGTTTCACTGGCAACACAGGTTTATGTGGGAAACCCCTTTCTCCCTGCAAATCTTGA